In Fusarium falciforme chromosome 9, complete sequence, the sequence TCGAGAGTCGAGAATATCCCCCTCCGGCCTTACCCGGGTTCCAAGTCTACTACCGACAGCCGCTCCGTGGTGCCTTGCAAATTCTTTCTGAGCGGTAGATGCTTGAAGGGATCTGCCTGTCCGTTTAGCCACGACAAGAAACCAACCATTCAAACCCCCTCAATTCCTTCAGCGTCACGAGATGTAAGTCTTAAGATTAGACTGCCACTCAGAACATTTGGCTAAGCGCCGCGCAGGCAGATCAAGATTGTGATGAAGTAGATGATTTCTGCCGCACCATTGCCGGCGCGTTTGTTCGATTCGAAGACGGCGGTCGCGTTTCCAGCATCTCTCTCCCCAGCGACTTCTCGGCCGTTCACCTCAGTGGCCTACCCAAAGGCACTTCTTCCCAAACGATCAAACGCCTGCTCGACAAACTCGGCTTTGACGTCCCCGAGAAGAATATATGGGTTATGAGTCAGGATGGAGTACTTGGTGCCAACATCCGAGCAGAGGATCCAACTTTTTCCGAGAAGCTCTGCGCTCTCATGCCTGGAGGGGGGTTCACTTGGGGAGCCTCTAGAGTCCAAGCAACTCCGGTGGCAGCTCGTATGCCATCCAGACAAACTATCGGGCGCCTGGACTGCAAGAAAGTCCATGTCTCTTGGCACAAGCCCGTCCGGGATGTCATGTTAAAGTTTGGCCAACAAGACATTGCTGAACGAGTACACTGCAAGTTTACGACTGGGGCCTACACGATACTAGGCTGCAAGGTCAAGGCGCAAGCGCCATACAAAAGTCCAGCCGCCATGTTCCGCTCGCATAGTCCCGTCCCTTGGATCATGAGACTGACTGATGTCCCTGGATCTGCCAGCAAGACAGAGATATCTCAGGCCATTTCACTACACGCCGACAAGCCACGCGAGATAGTACTGCACGTCCCAGGTTACTCGATCGATGATGAGCAAGCTTCAGCCATGGTTCGGTCTCTTCTGACAAGAATAGGCCCCATTGAGTATTGGGAGGTGACGATGGAAACATCAGCCAAGCGTGTCAAAGCTACGGCACGCTTCCTCAATGAGGAGGGTGCCAGAGATGCTTCTTCTCAGCTCAATGGGACGGCGCTACCATTCCATAAACCGGGAAAGTTGACTGTCCAGATGGTCTACTCGGTCAAGTTCAAGGTCCGGGGCGACATTTATGCCGCCATCTTGCCTCGGGTGAGCAGCCATGCGAGTGCCTGGAAAGAAAAGTACGTGTATTTCCGAGCATATCCCACTTCAACGACCTTTAAGCTCGAGGGAGAGTCCGATACGGAAGTAGCGAGTGCGAAGTCAACCCTAGAAGACATCCTCAGTGGTGTCGTTGCCAAAGATGGTCAATCAAACCTCTGGGATCCCTCCCTCAAGGGCAACGGATACCTCTGGCGTTTGATCAAGGAGCAACAGCAAGACCTTGGGGTGGTTGTCGTTCGAGACAAGACCAGGGATGTTGTACGGCTCTTTGGGACTGAAAAGGCATGTAGCAAGGCGCAAGGACACCTCACCAGTCTGTTGCACAAGGAAGCCTCTTCGGACCATACCATTCGATTGGATCCTGAGAAGCGCCTCTGGGCTTTGAAGGGGGGCTTTCAAGCAATCCTGGAGAAGCTTGGTGCTAAACGGGCATCCCTAGACATTGTTTCATCAAAGATCGCCATCTCAGGGTCCTTGGAAGATTACGATTTTGCGCTGGCACTTGCGAATGGCGGCAGCCTTGCTGGACAGAAGAAAACGCGGAGAGACTCCGGATACAACGATTCCGAGGAGTGTTCTGTTTGCTGGACTGAAGCAGACTCTTCTGTTCAGGTCAAGTGTGGCCATGTGTATTGCCAAGATTGCTTCGAAAACAGCTGTGCAGCACTTTCAACCTCCGGTGCTggctctctctttctctgtCATGGAGACGAGGGGAGATGCAATAAGGCCATCAGCCTTGAGGATTTGCATGCAAATCTGTCATCAGTTGCCTTTGAAGATCTCCTGGAGAGATCATTCAAATCAACTGTCCAAGGTACTCCAAACAAACTTCGCTCCTGCCCTACTCCTGACTGTGGGTATATCTACCGTACAACGAAATCAGCCGGGACTCACACCTGTTCCAACTGTCTGCAGCGAACTTGCTCCTCATGTCATGAACCTCATGTCGAGATGACATGCGCGGAGTACAAAGACATCAAGTCAGGCGGCTACGCTGCTTTTGAGAAGCTGAAGCAAGAGGTTGGGATCAAAGACTGCCCCGAGTGCAAGACACCGCTCGAGAAGATTTCAGGATGCAACCATATCACTTGTGTGGGGTGCAAAGCCCATATGTGCTGGGTGTGTATGATGACGTTTGCCTCGGGAGCGCTGGTCTACGATCACATGGACAAGATGCATGGGGGCCATGTTGAGTGGAGGTAACGAAGAGAGGTTTCGGCCCTTGGTATAACATTCCTTTACCATTTCTATGTACCTAACGATTAGGAAGGCGGAGTACCTATGATATCAATGAACACGCGTCTTCGACCACAGCCCACCCACTACCATATGGCTAGTTCTCTTTCTCATACTTTGTACCTATGTAACTAAGGGATGAGACTGCGCTAATCTCCTAGAACTAACCGCCTCAGTATTTCCTAGAACCTGAGAACTCTCCCCTCGTCTCTCAGCTCGTCGGTTCGACGACGTACAAAGCGACGTGTTCGTGAAGATGACCTTGAACGCCTAAGCGATGGCTGAGAGAAACTCACTCGTCTCGGTGCGTTGTTCGGAGTAACAAGTTCCTTTGAACAATATGGTTAGCAGAGGTCTTCAAAGTAGTTAGGCTAGGTGAATCAACTTACAGCAGGTTCATTGTCAGATAACGACAGAGTCTCTAGGGCTGGGAGTGACGGGGTTGGTGAAGTAGGCTGGTGCTGACACGGCAAGCTTCGTGATCTCTTTGACACGCGAGGTCGAGTTCTTGCCGTAATTTTGGCTTCAAGCCACTCAGTCGCCTCGGCATCAGTTTTGAATAAGTGTCCAGGTACTCGAACCAGTCCGTTTGGCGTTGAGATCAAGGCGCCATGTAAGAGCGCTTGAGCTCGAACCCAGTCGACGCAACGCCGAATGGTAGGCAGAGTAGTCTTCCTATACCCGCGGCCTCTGGGACCCAGATTGCATTTCCCCATTAGGGCTTGGAATCTGTTGAAATTCTGATTTAAAACCCCACCGAGATCTTTGGGCTCGTCGGCTCTGTCCAGCAGAGCGTTCAAGATGGCGCCATGAGTCTCGTCGCAGTATCGGAACTGCCGTCTGCTTGTTTTCGGCCGTCTGCTAAACAGTCGCGGAATTTCAAACTCATGAATCTGGGCTACTTTGTTATTCGGGGACATGGTTGTTGTAGCAAAATGTCGATGTTGAAGTTGAGGGATCTGATGGGAAGGGATTCAGAGTTGTCGGGGAAGTATTATAGTGCCTTATACTTGATGTTGTTTTTATGTGACAATGATCTGAATTGATTATGCCTTTCTTTGGCTGTTCAAAGCCTATCCATAAGAGACTGAACGTTTCAGTCTCAAAGCGTGATCAACAATGAAGAGGAGTGTCCCGGCATTGAGGTCTTTGTGCGCAAGGAACAAAGAGCTGTCTCGATGTGTTGTGCCTTTGTCGGGTTCCATTTCCAACGAAGGGGTGCTTCACTGCTCAAACAAAGCCGTCCAATCCAGATGGACAGAAGATCCATTTCATTGTACCCATTATTAAGAACATTAAAAGCGTGCGAGTCCTCAAAGACCAGACACCCGCATTGACTGCCAAAGGGACATAGCTTCAAGACAGGCTACTCATGCGTTCAGCCACGCCAACAATCCAGTCGACAACCTCAATCTTGGAGCTCAAAGGCGCAACATGATCTCCAAGGATGCTTGTAACATCAACCCTGTTATCGCTCTCCTTCTCAATCATCTCAATGCCAGCTCTCTGAACCCGGGGCGAGATTGCCCTGTCGTTCTCACAAACGAGATAGGACACCGGGACATCCTTGAAACCAGCATATGTCAACGGATTCGCAAAGCTCGTGGATGAATGTTTTGCTAGCTTTGCAGCCCAGAATTCGCCTTTGTCCTTGGGCATGTTCGAGAACGATAGCTCAGCGACCTTTGGGATATCTGGATAGTAAAACCAGCCGTTTTCCTTTGGACTGTTAGTGAGCTGACCTTGAATACTACTGGGCTTGTGAAACAAACATCTATTGCCATGGGAACCTTTTCCTCGGATGGAAAGGCTGCCTTGACCGTTCCAGCTGACCCTCCAACGTTGGGCACCAGAGATGTCATGTAGGCGATCCCAATGATTCCACCCTTAAGGCCCTGCCCCTGTCTCTCTTTCTTGGCTAATCCCTTTACACTCTCCGTAGCTGGCGTGCCGCCGTAGGAGTGAGTAATGAGAATCACGTCGTTTCCGCTATCGGCAAGCTCGTGGACGTGCTTCGCAATGAATTCTGCGTCGTCGTACATGGTCGGTAGCGGCCCCTCCCTAGCACCAGTCACGAGGCCGACACTGGGGATATGCAAGGCTTCGATATCGTAGCCTCTTGCTACCACGGCTTCGACGAATGGGTCATAAAACTCGGCGAGGCCGGAAGCCCCGGGGACGATGAGCATTGAGGGTCGAGGCATGGCGGATTAACGACCCGGTAGCCAAAAACAACAGTCAATCACTACTTTGGATATTTGAAAGATCTAATTGTGAGGAAGCATGGCGCCTTTAATACTGTGGAGCTTCAAATCTGCTATCCTTCCACCCTTGTCCCGTTGGATCACGTTTCCTATATGAAGACACAACTCCTCTACTCTTCCAGAAACGCCATGTGATACTAACCATTGAAAATCCCTGTGAATTAAGTGCCCCAAATAGGCCATACCAAGCGCCAATGCAACCGAGCTTACTTGACAGGATGATGGCGCAGCCATAGCCACTTCTGACATCAGCACTTTACTATTACTGTGCCCTCTTGCTGCGAGGCCCATCTCTTGAACGCCTCCGCTTCATCAAGCTCTTTGTATAGATTCCACCCGCAGCTGTCAAGTGGATACTCTCATGTACCCATGTTTTGGAGCGCTTGGAGCTGGGCCTGCTTGACCGGCCCGTCTCGAATATCCAAGCAGCACATCCAGTTCATTTGTCTTTACCCGAGGAACAAGTATGGGAGAATGGAAATTTCGCAGACTATGGGAGTTTGGATGGGGAGTGGGTGATTCCGCGACCACTTGGATGTGTCTTTACCCAACTCGAGATCGCCCTGCCCAATCTAACACATCTTTACCTTTGTCAGCCCTGTGAAAACGACCCTTCCACTGCAGCCCAGGTTTATAGATGGTCATCTCGTGCGGAGGCAGCAACCCTCGCCGACTGGAGACACTTACTGTTAGCTTCGAGCAAGACTCTGGAGACACTGGTGTTGGAACAAAGACCCGGGGCCGAAGAACTTGAGAGAGACATCGATGGCGAAGTTTGCTTCATGTTGAACAACGGTATGGGAACTGGGAACAGAGCTCTTGTGGAAATGCTTGAGGAAATATTGTTTCAAGACGGTGCTTTTCCGTCGCTGAGACGCGTTTACCTCCATGGCTTCGCCGTCAGCCAAGATTTTGCTCTGCAACCTTCAAAGTCAACCCCTGGCAGACGTCTCATGAGCCGCCTCAAGAAACGGAATGTGACTTGTGAGGCGAGGCTGGGTCGATGGACAGAGTTTGAGGGTGTCAACAACGAAACTAGTTGGACAGAGTGGGATGGCGAGGGTCGACAGTATCAGGATGAGAGCCAGCCGGATATGAGGTGGGATACTCTGATGGCCAGAGTATAGGTAAATCAAGTTTCATGTCTCGCTTCAAGTGATGAGTGCAACGCTAAACCTAGCACGGAGATGGATTCATCCTTGCCATGTCCTCTCCTCACGCTACAAGCCAAGCAGGTTCTGCTGTTATTAAACGAATATATTCGATGCTCTGAAAATCTGCTTCAAACGACTAAATCATGAAACTGTCTCCTTAAGACTATTAGTCATATAGCCACCATTCTGTTCCATCCTTGTCAACCCTGCTAAGTGTTCCAATTTTGTCCAAAGATGAATTAATAGCTTCGTCACCAGCGTCGCGTTTACTCTTGCAATTAGCACACTGCTTCTTGTCCATATTGTTGTAATGATAGCATTGGACCTCAGTTCTGAACATTTGCATGCAACGCCATTTCTTGTGGTCGTCTCGGACCACGGTTGTGGCTTGTTTCGGCATTGGATTGTTTTAAACGAGTGTTTGAAAGAGATGTGTAGGTGCGGTGGTGGTTTGGATTATGTTCTTTGTTGAATTGGTGTGTGTCAAGCTGTAAAAGTGGTGAGCTATCGAGAGGATATGGCCAGGTATATATACTTGTGCATTATGTACTGATCGCAGGTGCTGAAGAACATGTTCGTGAGTCACGTTCCATGACAGAGCTAGCTCTCGATCTCATCCAGCACTAGGGTTGATACTTAACTTGCGTTAACGACTGTCTTGCTTGCTACACCCCCTGGAATGGTGTCTCTAATTTACTGTTGAGAATAGTCGAGTCTTCCATCCAACCACACCTAACAAACGCCCTAATCACTGACGTACTTCTGAAACTTAATCACTATTTCACAAATTCCCATTCGTTCATGGCCAGTGGCCTTATGCGACAGCTTCAATTCGCCTAGAATAACGACAGTGTTTATTATCGATCGGGTCCGTCTTGGCTGTGGTAACTACAGGTTACCCAACAAGATCAACTAGCACTATGGCCAAACTAGCTGAGATACTTGATGAACAGCGTCCAACCCGTCGCAATCATAGCAACCAAGGCCGACAGAGTGTAGATGGTCCATGGCTTATACACTCTTCTCTTGGTGAGTGGATCACTGTCACGGTCTGTGATATCTCCTTCACGCCTCTCTCGCTCCTTTCTGGTCATGGTGATTCCCCGACCAAGCTTCTTGTAGTCGACGAGGATGTAGGACAGGCCGATAAAGAAACCCACCGCCTTGATGCAGGACGACACGATCAACACGCGTCCGTAGCCCATCTTGTCAGTGCCGTCTTGTACAACACCGTAGACAACTTCCATCTAGAACAAGTTAGTGAATCGACTGGCGACGAGGCTATGGGTACTCACAATAGTGGCGCCTGAGTTATTAAAAGCACGCCAAACTCCAAAAGCAGTGCCAAGTTTGTCTTGATCGGCCACGAGCAGAGGGATGCTGACATTGAGAGGCATTCCATTGATGAGGCCTGCAATCGACTGAAACATCAAAGCCACGAGCGGGTGGGCGTTGGTGAGTCCGATCAGCGAGTTGGCAAGGATGTAAACAAGAGGAGCCAGGGCGACCAAGTGAAATCGGTGCCCATATCTGTCGATGAGCCATCCTATGATGGGAGCACCAACAATCCGAATAACCTTTTGCCCTGTGGTCATGAAACCTGCTGTCTCTTCCTTGTATCCCTTCATGCGAATCATATCAGCAGCAGAAACACCAAATCCGTTGGCTCCACCACTCTGCAGAATCTGCGTTCCGGGAAGCATGAGGTACTGCCAAGGAAGATGAAACAGCGAGCCCCAAGACCATGTCTTCTTGACATTAAGTCCATGATTTTTCGCAACCGCCTTGGCCCTTGCCGAAGTGAGGCGATACGACTTGGGGATCCATGTCCTCTCAAAGATGACATAGAAGATGTTGATGACCATACTGGCGCAGCAGAAGAAGGCAGGAACCCAAAATGTCCACCCATACCAGCCAGTCTTGTCTCGGATCGGGACAGCAACCATGCCTGCGACGAGGCCGACCGTGCTGGAGAGGGCGTTTTCGAGGCCGAAGGCGAAGGCGAGACCACCGGCACCAAACCAATGGTAGATAAACTAAGCCGTGAGTAACATTAGTACCTGAGCACAAGCGGAAGCTATTGCTGGGTGAGGTACCTTCTGTTGAGCCTGGTCAAGAACAGCAATGCCAAAGCCCATGACGATGTGACCGGCAACCAGCATCCTCCAAGCAGTAACGTGAATAGCAGAGGCAGCAATCACAGACCCGATAAAGATGATGACGGTGCAGCATATCGTGACGGGATTAGGGCCCCACCAATCCAGAATCATTCCTCCCATGATGGGAAAGATGGAGTTGACAAACGAGTCGGCACTGGCAATGACTCCAAACTGGGCGTTCGTGATGTTGAGTTCCTCACGGAGAGTGTTCTTTAACGGACCCAGACTTGCGTTCGTCCAGTTCTGGCCAATGGGGAAGGCGATGACACAAGCTAGGGCAATCCATTTGTATGTCCAGGGGATCGGCTTGTCCACTGGTTCGTCTTCGGCTGGTGAGTTACTGTCCTGATCGCTCGGGGTTCCGGAGACTTGGACCGTGGCGTCCTTCTCATCGTAGAGAGCCTTTTGGTGAGGCTCTGACTTTTCGGTCGCCATTGTGAAGTTTGCAAAGATGGTGAAGAGTGAGCTGCTCGTCAATGGGATTCACTCTCGTCCAACGTCTTGATTTTATCAACGCCTCGGGAGATCTCTACCCCGAGCCTCATCATACAAGAGCCTCCTCGGACTCTGTGTTTCTCCCAGAGCTACTACTGCATCACAATCGGAGCCGACTCCGTCCCGTTGGGTGCTATCGAAAAGAATCCGACCCTGCAAGGCGTGGGCGTTGCTTGGCTCGCGTGGGGGATCATCACCTCGTGAGAAAGGGAAGGCGGCTCTTGAGGCATGGTCAGCGGCTCGTAAGGCAGGGCTCGATTGGAGCGGTTTGTACTGAGATGGGTGCCAAGATCGCTTAAAAATGATGCTTAATCTTTAAGTACGCATAGTCCGCTCTTAGTTGCTGACGGGACCCTGCCCTGTGGATCGTAGATTGATAAGCTGGCCTCGTGTGCGGCTTTTAATCTCGGTGGCCGAACCAACAAACTGTAGCAATTCTTTTGAGTTCAAGAGAATCATGTTGGATGCTACGTTCCTATGGCAcccttgtttgtttgttcGTGTCCCTCCAGCGTCCGCAACAACAACTGTCGCCAGATGCTGGTATCGAAAGTTGTGCGCAACGAGATCAACTCTTCAGCAGTCACAGATAACAAATCCGCccagcttcttggcagaGAATAGCTTTTAAATAGATCTATCACGAGCATCAGCCATCAAGCTAAGGTGGATCATCTTGCTGAGCCAAGGCGCGCTCCCTCTCTCGTCATATTCTCTGGCTCGTCTAACAGGCGATAGGTCACCAAAGTGGAGGTGTTGTTATCACCGGTCTGGGTCCGTTGTTGGGTTGAATCCTTCCAGCGAGCACGACAAAAGGCCCTCTATTGGCATTAACAATTAATAATTCGTATTCCTCATTGAGCAATGATGGCCGAGCCAGTAATTGCCAATCTAGGTATATACGTTGgttaagagaaaaagaaacatCCTGGTGGACAATTGAAAGGCCGCTCCCTCATGGAAAAGAGGTAACTTGTGTGTGACGGCCAGCTTTGTTTTCTTTCACCTCTGTGACGGCACGCATATCAGGATATCCTGCCCTACAGTAAGCTATAAAGACTTCATAAAGATCacgaaataataaataaaagagatcCAAAGCATTACTTCTTGCTTGGAAATCTCTCAACTACCTATTCTATTCAAATTGTTACCATGAACAAGAAGGGCTTTAAGATCGGTCAAGGCTGAACTTGACATCTTTGGTGTCTCGAACCCCCATGCTACCAGCTGAGCGGCCGACTGTGCATCAAGAAATGGGGCATCGAAACGGCCTTGATATTTCCATCTCTCTCAATGTGATGGATGCCAAGACCTGAGTTTTTCCCAGTGGGTTATTTATGGAGACAATTGCTGACTCGCTACAGGCTTAAGGGAGCCCAACCTCCTTGTCATGTATGGTCTTGGCGTGAGTGAGACTTGACTGAAACCCACGGGTCGGTCACCAGGTCTGATCAGATATCCTGGTCGTCTGCTCATGCACGTTTCTGATGATTGGTCCTTGCTTTCGGTTTGTTCCGGTTCTCTTGCTTTTCCGACGGATAAGTATGCAAGTTCGGAAATGTCTTGAACCCCCGGGTGCTTGTCATCTTTGGCATTGAGGCTCATTTTTGACGTTAAAAATGGTCTTTCAAGAACTATTACCCTTTCCATTCTATGGACTTCGGACTAGATAGATACATAGACCACCTAACATCTTGCTCCGAGACCTGCAAGTTGTATTCTCATTGTTTGATACAGAAAGACGGATGGAGAGAGCATCCTTGGCGCTGTGGAGCAAGGCTTGTATCCCGCGGATATGCACGTTCCAGTTTCACTCGAATCAGTGAACTCAGGCTGTATTCCCGCGAGAACCGATCGAGGGCCCAACGTGGTCACTCTGTGCTCTAAAGTCTGAATTCAACATGTTAAGAGGCGTCTATGATAGGGTCATTAGAATGAATGATTGCCTAGGGGCCGCATAATAGCAAGTTGATTATTCCCGCGTCATTGCCTCCTTCCGGCGCGCGCCAGTCGATTCCGATGTGAGCATCGCCAATCGCTTGCAACTCCGCCTGCATTCCTGTGCTCAGGGGCCCTGCGACGCTAGGTATCTCGGCTCACGGCGTAATTCGGAGAAATCCTCCAGTCTCGATTATTTCGCCGGAACATACCCTTCTTCGAGATGAGACAGCGATCAAGGACGACAGCTTCGGCGAAAATACACCGAAGACATGGTACACATGATGGCCTGGCTGGCTCTTATCAACTTCTCTGAGGTTACAGAGATGCAAAAGTTTTAGTTGCCAGCTTGTAAAGTGGCCCCGTCAAACGAGGAGAGGATATGAACTTTTGACGAGTTCCATGCAATGACCAACATCATCTGCGCTTTAGGAGTCGAGGGCTTTGCGTTCAAATGCAGTCAGTGATTGACTATCGCTTTTTTCCCCTTGCTCCTATGACCAGCACTCTCTTGGATTGAGAGGAGAAATGCAGAGATCAACAATGACCATGCCCAACGTCATGCATCGGTTACCATTGCTCGAGGTGGGAACTCTCTGCAGGGACTCATACGATATCAAGAAGGCACTTCTCTATTTCTGAAGTTTTCAAAGGTGTGCTGATATGGTCAGGCTTCCTTGGTCGCTGGACATGACCAGCTTTCGAGAAGCCGATGCCTTTCGCTGATGCCTTAGATCGTCTTGATGTTTGTCTCCGATCGAAACTCCCGAAGACGAAGAAACTACTACGAGATACATCACGGCCGACCAATTCTTGATGGTTGCACGTGGAGTTCTGCAACCTCATGAAGTTTTCACCATCTCACCGTCGCGGCGTTCAGGACCTCCTTCAGTGGTCGCATTCACACTGGCGACCAATTCCAATGAAATGATCAACTTTTTTGGAGAATTATTGCAAGCGGTAAGGGTCGGATTGAAAATTTTTACGATCTTGATTTCTTCAGAGCCCATTCGCTAATAGCCCAGGTTTGCAGTGTCATGCCGGCTTGCCTGTGTCAACAGCTGGCAACCCGAAAACGCCTTTGTTTACCAACTCCCGCAACCACAAAcactctctcctctcttcacTCTCACAACCTCATGCCAGCTGCAGGAAATCACAGTCATTTACGCAGTAAGATTCGCTCCTTGCCCCAAAACCGCCTTCACCTAACCATTAATTCCAGGCATGGCTCCAGAACGATCTCGGGAGAGACGCTCACGCCGCTCTGCGCCCTACC encodes:
- a CDS encoding AB hydrolase-1 domain-containing protein, with product MPRPSMLIVPGASGLAEFYDPFVEAVVARGYDIEALHIPSVGLVTGAREGPLPTMYDDAEFIAKHVHELADSGNDVILITHSYGGTPATESVKGLAKKERQGQGLKGGIIGIAYMTSLVPNVGGSAGTVKAAFPSEEKVPMAIDENGWFYYPDIPKVAELSFSNMPKDKGEFWAAKLAKHSSTSFANPLTYAGFKDVPVSYLVCENDRAISPRVQRAGIEMIEKESDNRVDVTSILGDHVAPLSSKIEVVDWIVGVAERMSSLS
- a CDS encoding MFS domain-containing protein, encoding MATEKSEPHQKALYDEKDATVQVSGTPSDQDSNSPAEDEPVDKPIPWTYKWIALACVIAFPIGQNWTNASLGPLKNTLREELNITNAQFGVIASADSFVNSIFPIMGGMILDWWGPNPVTICCTVIIFIGSVIAASAIHVTAWRMLVAGHIVMGFGIAVLDQAQQKFIYHWFGAGGLAFAFGLENALSSTVGLVAGMVAVPIRDKTGWYGWTFWVPAFFCCASMVINIFYVIFERTWIPKSYRLTSARAKAVAKNHGLNVKKTWSWGSLFHLPWQYLMLPGTQILQSGGANGFGVSAADMIRMKGYKEETAGFMTTGQKVIRIVGAPIIGWLIDRYGHRFHLVALAPLVYILANSLIGLTNAHPLVALMFQSIAGLINGMPLNVSIPLLVADQDKLGTAFGVWRAFNNSGATIMEVVYGVVQDGTDKMGYGRVLIVSSCIKAVGFFIGLSYILVDYKKLGRGITMTRKERERREGDITDRDSDPLTKRRVYKPWTIYTLSALVAMIATGWTLFIKYLS